From Streptomyces sp. CMB-StM0423, a single genomic window includes:
- a CDS encoding MATE family efflux transporter — protein sequence MTDVKEHGDPAPGAAPAPPGDLRARLRGLAVPICLGVVTGLGAQFAISALLGNMGGDALYIRALFIPVSFFFLALEEGIEISSQVVSARRRGAGAGEDSQPPLVRIGAIALGCFAVAAAVIALAAPQMAGTLDVDAAAHDDFVLFARLVAASFLLAVLTSVVAGTLRGWGSARSASVITIAVAGMQVLGVWLLGFYADMGVFAVPASIAGASVVGLTSGLVLLARAGLLRFGGPAEPLRQTVGILVAVGVPVAVSYLFIAGMNYTSLWVLSDFGSDAVAGYGGAHAVQVLSLSPAIALGSAVAITMNQSLGAGESHLLRPVLREGVRYVLMVYAVLAVAGFALAGPLGRLMSDDAGTAAFTDDYLTVVAPSWLAFGLLNMVTMSLQQVRNGHITIASDIVYLGAVNVGGGLLARAVDHAEAYFAALAVGNVVIGALLLATAWQRFGRAAEAA from the coding sequence ATGACTGACGTCAAGGAGCACGGCGACCCGGCCCCGGGCGCCGCCCCGGCCCCGCCCGGCGACCTGCGCGCCAGGCTGCGCGGCCTGGCCGTCCCCATCTGCCTCGGCGTCGTCACCGGCCTCGGCGCCCAGTTCGCCATCTCGGCGCTGCTCGGCAACATGGGCGGCGACGCGCTCTACATCCGCGCCCTCTTCATCCCCGTCTCCTTCTTCTTCCTGGCGCTGGAGGAGGGCATCGAGATCAGCAGCCAGGTCGTCTCCGCCCGCCGCCGCGGCGCCGGCGCGGGCGAGGACTCGCAGCCGCCACTGGTACGCATCGGCGCCATCGCGCTCGGCTGCTTCGCCGTCGCCGCGGCGGTCATCGCGCTGGCCGCGCCGCAGATGGCCGGGACGCTCGACGTCGACGCCGCCGCGCACGATGACTTCGTGCTCTTCGCCCGGCTGGTCGCCGCGTCGTTCCTGCTGGCCGTCCTCACCTCGGTGGTCGCGGGCACGCTCCGCGGCTGGGGCAGCGCGCGGTCGGCGTCGGTCATCACCATTGCCGTCGCCGGGATGCAGGTCCTCGGGGTGTGGCTGCTCGGCTTCTACGCGGACATGGGCGTCTTCGCCGTCCCCGCGTCGATCGCCGGCGCCTCCGTGGTGGGCCTCACGTCGGGGCTGGTGCTGCTGGCGCGTGCCGGACTGCTGCGCTTCGGCGGTCCCGCCGAGCCGCTGAGGCAGACCGTGGGGATCCTGGTCGCCGTCGGCGTGCCGGTGGCGGTCTCGTACCTCTTCATCGCCGGCATGAACTACACCTCGCTGTGGGTGCTCTCGGACTTCGGCTCCGACGCCGTGGCCGGCTACGGCGGCGCGCACGCCGTTCAGGTGCTGTCCCTGTCGCCCGCGATCGCGCTCGGCTCGGCCGTCGCCATCACCATGAACCAGTCCCTCGGCGCGGGCGAGAGCCACCTGCTGCGGCCCGTCCTGCGTGAGGGCGTGCGGTACGTGCTGATGGTGTACGCGGTCCTGGCCGTCGCCGGCTTCGCGCTCGCCGGGCCGCTCGGCAGGCTGATGAGCGACGACGCCGGCACGGCCGCGTTCACCGACGACTACCTGACGGTCGTCGCGCCGAGCTGGCTGGCGTTCGGGCTGCTCAACATGGTGACGATGAGCCTGCAGCAGGTGCGCAACGGGCACATCACCATCGCCTCCGACATCGTCTACCTCGGCGCCGTCAACGTCGGCGGCGGGCTGCTCGCGCGCGCCGTGGACCACGCGGAGGCGTACTTCGCCGCCCTGGCCGTCGGCAACGTCGTCATCGGCGCGCTGCTGCTCGCCACCGCCTGGCAGCGCTTCGGCCGCGCCGCGGAGGCGGCCTAG
- a CDS encoding ABC transporter substrate-binding protein has protein sequence MFPSGKKIRKSRKTVAGIAGATTAALLLAACGGDSGGDSADGGLDKVTVQLDYQLRGNHGMFYVADKLGYFKDEGIDVDSIKTGTGSPDALRIVGTGGADFGFADLPSLVTARSQEVPVTTLAAVNQTSPLAMCTVKDKNKLTSIDDLKGMTVGIHAAGSTFLFYQALLAGNGLDRGDLKEVSVTPPYENYLIQGKVDTVPCYIDAEVPQLEDAAGGKGSLDVLLGSEHGYEAYGSGLFTSDDMVKNDPDLVQRFTNAYIKAFGYVMKHPDKTAQILAESSPENRDKADLFERQIQADIDHTFTSAVTEKHGLGAMDKQAWQATIDALADQDVLKGGTPGVADVHQEKFVEKAAKAGAGSGAGNDAGN, from the coding sequence ATGTTCCCCTCCGGAAAGAAAATCAGGAAGAGTAGGAAAACTGTCGCCGGTATCGCGGGCGCGACGACCGCGGCACTCCTTCTCGCCGCCTGCGGCGGCGACTCGGGAGGTGACTCCGCCGACGGCGGACTCGACAAGGTCACCGTCCAGCTCGACTACCAACTCCGCGGCAACCACGGCATGTTCTACGTCGCCGACAAGCTCGGCTACTTCAAGGACGAGGGCATCGACGTCGACAGCATCAAGACCGGCACCGGCTCGCCCGACGCGCTGCGCATCGTCGGCACCGGAGGCGCCGACTTCGGCTTCGCCGACCTGCCGTCGCTCGTCACCGCGCGCTCCCAGGAGGTGCCCGTCACCACCCTGGCGGCGGTCAACCAGACCTCGCCGCTGGCGATGTGCACGGTGAAGGACAAGAACAAGCTGACGTCGATCGACGACCTGAAGGGCATGACGGTCGGCATCCACGCCGCCGGCTCCACCTTCCTCTTCTACCAGGCGCTGCTCGCGGGCAACGGTCTCGACCGCGGGGACCTCAAGGAGGTCAGCGTCACCCCGCCGTACGAGAACTACCTGATCCAGGGCAAGGTCGACACCGTCCCCTGCTACATCGACGCCGAGGTGCCGCAACTGGAGGACGCCGCCGGCGGCAAGGGCTCCCTCGACGTCCTGCTCGGCTCCGAGCACGGCTACGAGGCATACGGCTCCGGGCTGTTCACCAGCGACGACATGGTCAAGAACGACCCCGACCTGGTGCAGCGCTTCACCAACGCCTACATCAAGGCGTTCGGCTACGTGATGAAGCACCCGGACAAGACGGCCCAGATCCTCGCCGAGTCCTCCCCGGAGAACCGCGACAAGGCCGACCTGTTCGAGCGGCAGATCCAGGCGGACATCGACCACACCTTCACCAGCGCCGTCACCGAGAAGCACGGCCTGGGCGCCATGGACAAGCAGGCGTGGCAGGCGACCATCGACGCCCTCGCCGACCAGGACGTGCTCAAGGGCGGCACGCCCGGCGTCGCGGACGTCCACCAGGAGAAGTTCGTCGAGAAGGCCGCGAAGGCCGGCGCCGGATCCGGTGCCGGGAACGACGCCGGCAACTGA
- a CDS encoding ABC transporter permease yields MVLAQDEVKKQAGRRPGGGPGRGGAVRSWIRRAWPSLAVFVAAFLLWELAVEVFGISSFELAKPSEFLGEMWRSRDMLWDAAWVTTQEILYGFLLSFAIGVLLAVLIVRFGWLERALYPLIVLFQVVPKVALAPIFILWFGYGLAPKLLLIVVITFFPITLNTIVGLKAIDQDLLLLMRSVGSSRNQILTRIRIPTSLPYLFAGMRIAITLAVIGAVVAEFSGAQNGLGYLIQFASTQLDTPLMFAALTLVSLLGLILYYGMSLLEFLLRKRFPHITADTTR; encoded by the coding sequence ATGGTGCTCGCACAGGACGAAGTGAAGAAGCAGGCGGGGCGCCGCCCCGGCGGCGGGCCCGGGCGCGGTGGCGCGGTGCGCTCCTGGATCCGGCGGGCGTGGCCCAGCCTCGCGGTGTTCGTCGCCGCCTTCCTGCTCTGGGAGCTGGCCGTCGAGGTCTTCGGCATCTCCAGCTTCGAGCTGGCCAAGCCGAGCGAGTTCCTCGGCGAGATGTGGCGCTCGCGCGACATGCTGTGGGACGCCGCCTGGGTCACCACCCAGGAGATCCTGTACGGCTTCCTGCTCAGCTTCGCCATCGGCGTGCTGCTCGCCGTGCTCATCGTCCGCTTCGGCTGGCTGGAGCGCGCCCTCTACCCGCTGATCGTGCTCTTCCAGGTCGTCCCCAAGGTCGCCCTGGCGCCGATCTTCATCCTCTGGTTCGGCTACGGTCTCGCGCCGAAGCTGCTGCTCATCGTGGTGATCACGTTCTTCCCGATCACCCTGAACACGATCGTCGGGCTCAAGGCCATCGACCAGGACCTGCTGCTGCTCATGCGGTCCGTGGGCTCGTCGCGGAACCAGATCCTCACCCGGATCCGGATCCCCACCTCGCTGCCGTACCTCTTCGCCGGCATGCGCATCGCGATCACCCTCGCGGTCATCGGCGCGGTGGTGGCGGAGTTCTCCGGTGCCCAGAACGGCCTCGGCTATCTCATCCAGTTCGCCTCGACGCAACTGGACACCCCGCTCATGTTTGCGGCCCTGACCCTCGTGTCCCTGCTCGGCCTGATCCTGTATTACGGGATGTCGCTGCTTGAGTTCCTGCTCCGCAAGCGATTCCCGCATATCACGGCCGACACCACCCGTTGA
- a CDS encoding ABC transporter ATP-binding protein, which produces MSFARREQEQTVLENLDLDITPGSFVTLLGPSGCGKSTLLKILGGILEPTEGTVRIGGQPAADAVKDRVIGLVPQRSALLPWKSALQNASMLRQIAAGERAAAAAPAARRALELVGLAAAEDKLPHELSGGMAQRVSIARALAMDPAILLMDEPFGALDAITRDEMNLKLAEIWATTGKTVVFVTHSISEAVFLSDTVHVMGLDRGRFLETLDVALPRPRTREVLDDPVFTEYTGRLRGHLEPKATV; this is translated from the coding sequence ATGAGTTTTGCTCGGCGCGAGCAGGAACAGACGGTTCTGGAGAACCTGGACCTCGACATCACCCCCGGCAGCTTTGTCACGCTGCTCGGCCCTTCCGGCTGCGGCAAGAGCACGCTGCTGAAAATCCTGGGCGGCATCCTCGAACCCACGGAGGGCACCGTGCGGATCGGCGGGCAGCCGGCCGCGGACGCGGTCAAGGACCGCGTCATCGGCCTCGTACCGCAGCGGTCCGCGCTGCTGCCGTGGAAGTCCGCGCTGCAGAACGCGAGCATGCTGCGGCAGATCGCCGCCGGCGAGCGCGCCGCCGCGGCCGCCCCCGCGGCGCGCCGGGCGCTGGAGCTGGTCGGCCTCGCCGCGGCGGAGGACAAGCTGCCGCACGAGCTGTCCGGCGGCATGGCGCAGCGCGTGTCCATCGCCCGCGCGCTGGCCATGGACCCGGCCATCCTGCTGATGGACGAGCCGTTCGGCGCCCTGGACGCCATCACCAGGGACGAGATGAACCTGAAGCTCGCCGAGATCTGGGCGACGACCGGCAAGACCGTCGTCTTCGTCACCCACTCCATCTCCGAGGCGGTCTTCCTGTCCGACACCGTGCACGTGATGGGCCTGGACCGGGGGCGCTTCCTGGAGACGCTCGACGTCGCCCTGCCCCGGCCCCGCACCCGCGAGGTGCTCGACGATCCCGTGTTCACCGAGTACACGGGCCGGCTGCGCGGCCACCTGGAACCGAAAGCGACGGTCTGA
- a CDS encoding FAD-dependent oxidoreductase produces METTVDRRKRHAEVSGAGFAGLTAAAALARRGWSVRVHEKGAELREQGAGIVLWHNSLKVLKAIGAYEAVTADSMTPPYYETRFQHASVSHEDFGGLPWRTMTRPYLHKCLLDAALAAGVEIRTGSEVAAADPRGRLTLASGETLYADLVVGADGVKSKVRDSIGFEQERWKSRDGITRFLVPRHKAELGPGEWDNVIDFWNLEPRYLRVLYVPCNDRELYLALGAPRADEQGSRTPIDLDLWTSAYPELTPVLRAAATAADPRYYGYETTAVAEWRRGAVALVGDAAHAMPPALAQGAGCAMANAYTLAVAATEAADGELDAALAGWEELERPFTDRCQRRSADFAATRAMSEGNQFTLENLETALYDPTNPNRHALSVARS; encoded by the coding sequence ATGGAAACCACGGTTGACAGGCGGAAGCGCCATGCGGAGGTGTCCGGCGCCGGGTTCGCGGGGCTGACCGCCGCCGCGGCGCTCGCCCGGCGCGGGTGGTCGGTGCGGGTGCACGAGAAGGGGGCGGAGCTGCGCGAGCAGGGGGCGGGCATCGTCCTGTGGCACAACAGCCTCAAGGTGCTGAAGGCCATCGGCGCGTACGAGGCGGTGACGGCCGACTCGATGACACCCCCGTACTACGAGACCCGCTTCCAGCACGCCAGTGTGTCCCACGAGGACTTCGGCGGCCTGCCCTGGCGCACCATGACCCGGCCCTACCTGCACAAGTGCCTGCTGGACGCCGCGCTCGCGGCCGGCGTGGAGATCCGCACCGGCTCCGAGGTGGCCGCCGCGGACCCGCGCGGCCGGCTCACCCTCGCCTCCGGCGAGACGCTCTACGCCGACCTCGTCGTCGGCGCTGACGGGGTGAAGTCGAAGGTCCGCGACTCCATAGGCTTCGAGCAGGAGCGCTGGAAGTCCCGCGACGGGATCACCCGGTTCCTCGTACCGCGCCACAAGGCCGAACTCGGCCCGGGCGAGTGGGACAACGTCATCGACTTCTGGAACCTCGAACCCCGCTACCTGCGGGTGCTCTACGTGCCCTGCAACGACCGCGAGCTGTACCTCGCCCTCGGCGCGCCCCGCGCCGACGAACAGGGCAGCCGCACCCCCATCGACCTGGACCTGTGGACGTCCGCGTACCCCGAACTGACCCCCGTCCTCCGGGCCGCGGCCACCGCCGCCGACCCCCGCTACTACGGCTACGAGACCACCGCAGTCGCCGAGTGGCGCCGCGGCGCCGTCGCCCTCGTCGGCGACGCCGCCCACGCCATGCCCCCCGCCCTCGCGCAGGGTGCCGGCTGCGCGATGGCCAACGCCTACACCCTGGCGGTCGCCGCCACCGAGGCCGCCGACGGCGAACTCGACGCGGCGCTGGCCGGGTGGGAGGAGCTGGAGCGGCCGTTCACCGACCGCTGCCAGCGCCGCTCCGCCGACTTCGCCGCCACCCGCGCGATGTCCGAGGGCAACCAGTTCACGCTGGAGAACCTCGAAACCGCCCTGTACGACCCGACCAACCCCAACCGCCACGCCCTGTCCGTCGCGCGGAGCTAG
- a CDS encoding condensation domain-containing protein — protein sequence MRTELSEVAGHTARVVTVGIAGAPAGRGPVTWGQWAIRRAMLDTEPDDHGTNVKVLVPVEPAVPAGRAAEAVRGLLTVYDALRTRVHVDGDGAMHQELDGGGTFGVHLFDADDTEAATALADAVERRWRAVRFAYDREWPVRAALVCVDGKAVRAVLVLAHVATDAMGLTLLHRALTELLRGADPAALRAASRGHQPLAEAGFQASEKGRKRDATARRHWVESLRDAPERLFARRPGADPRFRQAVLASPSLPGALRTLDEHWRISSSAILLAAASAVVARQSRHDRAVFQVMVSNRFQPALRDAVSTVTLEGLFTLDAGLEPGAGPAAFQALARRAAQAAMKTYYHAYYDKSALLADLRGLDERRGRPTDRTCWYNDLRDMITEARSVDRREHAGVRPEKSVIEWQTLGRQSETSVAWHVYSSRHFMPVSLTVDTGLIDEPAAEAMLTGFEALIVDAAAATETAETGRAAEAAEPRAGSAAGAGAPGRGRAARA from the coding sequence GTGCGTACCGAACTGAGCGAGGTGGCGGGCCACACCGCCCGCGTCGTCACCGTCGGCATCGCCGGAGCGCCAGCGGGCCGCGGGCCCGTGACCTGGGGCCAGTGGGCCATCCGGCGGGCGATGCTCGACACCGAGCCCGACGACCACGGCACCAACGTCAAGGTGCTCGTACCCGTGGAACCCGCCGTCCCCGCCGGCCGCGCGGCCGAGGCCGTACGGGGGCTGCTCACCGTGTACGACGCGCTGCGCACCCGCGTCCACGTGGACGGCGACGGAGCGATGCACCAGGAGCTCGACGGCGGCGGCACGTTCGGCGTGCACCTCTTCGACGCCGATGACACCGAAGCGGCCACCGCGCTCGCGGACGCCGTGGAACGCCGGTGGCGCGCCGTGCGGTTCGCGTACGACCGCGAGTGGCCGGTGCGCGCCGCGCTGGTCTGCGTCGACGGAAAGGCAGTGCGCGCCGTACTCGTCCTCGCGCACGTCGCCACCGACGCGATGGGCCTGACCCTGCTGCACCGCGCGCTGACCGAGCTGCTGCGCGGCGCCGACCCCGCGGCGCTGCGCGCCGCGAGCCGCGGCCACCAGCCGCTGGCGGAGGCGGGGTTCCAGGCGTCGGAGAAGGGCCGCAAGCGCGACGCGACGGCCCGGCGGCACTGGGTGGAGTCCCTGCGCGACGCCCCCGAGCGGCTGTTCGCCCGCCGGCCGGGGGCGGACCCGCGGTTCCGGCAGGCGGTGCTCGCCTCGCCGAGCCTGCCGGGGGCGCTGCGGACGCTCGACGAGCACTGGCGGATCAGCTCCTCGGCGATCCTGCTCGCCGCCGCCTCGGCGGTGGTGGCCCGGCAGTCGCGGCACGACCGCGCCGTGTTCCAGGTGATGGTGAGCAACCGGTTCCAGCCCGCGCTGCGGGACGCGGTGAGCACGGTGACGCTGGAGGGGCTGTTCACGCTCGACGCGGGGCTCGAACCCGGCGCGGGGCCCGCGGCGTTCCAGGCGCTGGCCCGGCGCGCGGCGCAGGCGGCGATGAAGACGTACTACCACGCGTACTACGACAAGTCGGCGCTCCTGGCCGACCTGCGCGGGCTGGACGAGCGGCGCGGCCGGCCGACGGACCGCACCTGCTGGTACAACGACCTGCGCGACATGATCACCGAGGCGCGGTCGGTGGACCGGCGCGAACACGCGGGCGTGCGGCCCGAGAAGTCGGTCATCGAGTGGCAGACGCTCGGCCGGCAGTCGGAGACGTCGGTGGCCTGGCACGTCTACAGCAGCCGGCACTTCATGCCGGTGTCGCTGACCGTGGACACCGGCCTGATCGACGAGCCGGCCGCGGAGGCGATGCTGACGGGGTTCGAGGCGCTGATCGTCGACGCGGCGGCCGCTACGGAGACGGCGGAGACGGGGCGCGCGGCGGAGGCGGCGGAACCGCGCGCCGGATCGGCCGCCGGCGCGGGTGCCCCGGGCCGGGGCCGGGCGGCGCGCGCATGA
- a CDS encoding 3-hydroxyacyl-CoA dehydrogenase NAD-binding domain-containing protein: MSIPTTSAVLGSGSMGPGIAALLARYGSDVRLYDVSEEALARAEGICAGVVAHLDRLDVPVTPGGSVTFERDQAKALAGADLVIEAVPEQLELKKTVLAQVEAAVRDDAIIATNTSGIPISDMAVDMAHPERLIGMHWSNPPHLIPMIEIVRGARTGAAVEDRLVGIVEAFGYEAVVEKEVPGFVENRVLYAVLRECMALVEEGVVSQRDLDTVVKWGVGYKLAVIGPMRLVDMAGLDIYQAVGSYLNRDLSTETGVSSLVTELTAEGKLGMKTGGGLYEYGEGEVAAKRADIVDGLVSVRKALSAIKPV, from the coding sequence GTGAGCATTCCCACCACCAGCGCCGTCCTCGGCTCGGGGAGCATGGGGCCCGGCATCGCCGCGCTGCTCGCCCGTTACGGATCCGACGTACGGCTCTACGACGTGAGCGAGGAGGCCCTGGCGCGGGCGGAGGGGATCTGCGCCGGCGTCGTCGCGCACCTCGACCGCCTCGACGTGCCGGTCACCCCCGGCGGCTCCGTCACCTTCGAACGCGACCAGGCCAAGGCGCTGGCGGGCGCCGACCTCGTCATCGAGGCGGTGCCGGAGCAACTGGAGCTGAAGAAGACCGTGCTCGCCCAGGTCGAGGCCGCGGTGCGGGACGACGCGATCATCGCGACCAACACCTCCGGCATCCCGATCTCCGACATGGCGGTGGACATGGCCCACCCCGAGCGCCTGATCGGCATGCACTGGTCCAACCCGCCGCACCTCATCCCGATGATCGAGATCGTCAGGGGGGCCCGCACCGGCGCCGCCGTCGAGGACCGCCTCGTCGGCATCGTCGAGGCGTTCGGCTACGAGGCCGTGGTCGAGAAGGAGGTGCCAGGATTCGTCGAGAACCGGGTGCTGTACGCAGTGCTGCGCGAGTGCATGGCCCTCGTCGAGGAGGGCGTGGTCTCCCAGCGCGACCTGGACACCGTGGTGAAGTGGGGCGTCGGCTACAAGCTCGCCGTCATCGGCCCGATGCGGCTGGTCGACATGGCGGGCCTGGACATCTACCAGGCCGTCGGCTCCTACCTGAACCGCGACCTGTCCACCGAGACCGGCGTCTCCTCCCTGGTCACCGAGCTGACCGCGGAGGGCAAGCTCGGCATGAAGACCGGCGGCGGCCTGTACGAGTACGGCGAGGGCGAAGTCGCCGCCAAGCGCGCCGACATCGTCGACGGACTGGTGAGCGTCCGCAAGGCGCTCTCCGCGATCAAGCCGGTCTGA
- a CDS encoding 4'-phosphopantetheinyl transferase family protein yields the protein MSGAGGGGAVRVWDVDLSGDAGAAGPAAELLTDGERARAARLADPVRRTALLRSHAAARRLLAGHLRLPPGEIGWTAGPYGKPALTGAGRGCEWNLSRSGLRALVAVGGAAPVGVDLQAEHPHGDPLALARRFLAPAEAAQLAALPAGGARVRRLCLLLARKEAWAKAAGGRLLDFLRYDVGAAAPGAPRPVGGAGYAVADLPIGPGYAAAVATTGRTTGRIDYRSCDWRDLCVPN from the coding sequence GTGAGCGGGGCCGGGGGAGGCGGGGCCGTACGGGTCTGGGACGTCGACCTGTCCGGCGACGCGGGTGCGGCGGGCCCCGCCGCGGAACTGCTCACCGACGGCGAACGGGCCCGCGCCGCGCGGCTCGCCGACCCCGTACGCCGCACGGCGCTGCTCCGCTCGCACGCCGCCGCCCGGCGGCTCCTCGCCGGCCATCTGCGGCTGCCGCCCGGGGAGATCGGCTGGACCGCGGGCCCGTACGGCAAGCCGGCGCTGACCGGCGCGGGCCGCGGCTGCGAGTGGAACCTGTCCCGCTCGGGGCTGCGCGCCCTGGTCGCCGTCGGCGGCGCCGCGCCCGTCGGCGTCGACCTCCAGGCGGAGCACCCGCACGGCGACCCGCTGGCGCTGGCCCGGCGGTTCCTCGCCCCCGCCGAGGCGGCCCAGCTCGCCGCGCTGCCCGCGGGCGGCGCCCGGGTGCGGCGGCTGTGCCTGCTGCTGGCCCGCAAGGAGGCGTGGGCGAAGGCCGCCGGCGGGCGGCTGCTGGACTTCCTGCGCTACGACGTCGGCGCCGCCGCGCCCGGCGCGCCCCGGCCGGTGGGCGGGGCCGGGTACGCCGTCGCCGACCTTCCGATCGGACCGGGGTACGCCGCCGCGGTCGCCACCACCGGCCGCACGACCGGCCGCATCGACTACCGCAGTTGTGACTGGAGGGACCTGTGCGTACCGAACTGA
- a CDS encoding amino acid synthesis family protein — translation MTPDEQVTKDYQVRRWVGLVEETLHENGPVAAVPLRKAVCGVVVRNPFAGRYADDLSALTAPSAALGTALGRRAAALLGAPVESYGKGGLAGLAGEQEHVVACVTTVFGNALREAIGGGEAWISSATKTAAAGASLDIPLAYKDEVYVRSHYDAVTVSVPDVPRPDELFVCVAVAGGGRVHERVGGLTAAEARAQAAAGQAR, via the coding sequence ATGACCCCGGATGAGCAGGTGACCAAGGACTACCAGGTACGGCGCTGGGTCGGCCTGGTCGAGGAGACCCTGCACGAGAACGGCCCCGTCGCCGCCGTGCCGCTGCGCAAGGCGGTCTGCGGCGTCGTCGTCAGGAACCCGTTCGCCGGCCGGTACGCCGACGACCTGTCCGCGCTCACCGCGCCGAGTGCCGCGCTGGGGACGGCGCTCGGCCGGCGGGCCGCGGCCCTCCTCGGCGCGCCGGTGGAGAGCTACGGCAAGGGCGGTCTCGCCGGTCTCGCCGGCGAGCAGGAGCACGTCGTCGCCTGCGTCACCACCGTCTTCGGCAACGCGCTGCGCGAGGCGATCGGCGGCGGCGAGGCGTGGATCTCCTCGGCGACCAAGACCGCCGCCGCGGGCGCCTCCCTGGACATCCCGCTGGCGTACAAGGACGAGGTGTACGTCCGCTCCCACTACGACGCCGTCACCGTCTCCGTACCCGATGTGCCGCGCCCCGACGAACTGTTCGTCTGCGTGGCCGTCGCCGGCGGCGGCCGGGTCCACGAGCGCGTCGGCGGCCTGACCGCCGCCGAGGCGCGTGCGCAGGCCGCGGCCGGCCAGGCCCGCTGA
- a CDS encoding class II aldolase/adducin family protein codes for MQTSDALYSQDDSVANVLDNLARAHRILEMEGHGDMSMGHLSYRDPHGRGLWLKRGNLGMEEVRAGDYILIDFDGTVLEGQGLRHLEWPLHAEIMLARPDVNVVGHSHPFHATVFGAGRARIEPVNNHGVWFAAHGVPRFDATSHIITTQELGRDLARVLGDADAVLQANHGASFTGRNVRDATLAGIFLEKAAAFQLALAGSGLPYDPPDADESVEKNRRIYPERARENYWMYFNRKLDRLEAAR; via the coding sequence ATGCAGACCAGCGATGCGCTGTACTCCCAGGACGACTCCGTCGCCAACGTGCTCGACAACCTCGCCAGGGCCCACCGGATCCTGGAGATGGAGGGCCACGGCGACATGTCCATGGGCCACCTGTCCTACCGCGACCCGCACGGCCGCGGGCTGTGGCTCAAGCGCGGCAACCTCGGCATGGAGGAGGTCCGGGCCGGCGACTACATCCTCATCGACTTCGACGGCACCGTCCTCGAAGGCCAGGGGCTGCGCCACCTCGAATGGCCGCTGCACGCCGAGATCATGCTCGCCCGGCCCGACGTCAACGTCGTCGGCCACTCGCACCCGTTCCACGCCACCGTCTTCGGCGCCGGCCGGGCGCGGATCGAGCCGGTGAACAACCACGGCGTGTGGTTCGCCGCGCACGGCGTCCCGCGCTTCGACGCCACCAGCCACATCATCACCACCCAGGAGCTGGGCCGGGACCTCGCCCGCGTGCTCGGCGATGCCGACGCCGTACTCCAGGCCAACCACGGCGCCTCCTTCACCGGCCGCAACGTCCGCGACGCGACGCTCGCCGGGATCTTCCTGGAGAAGGCCGCCGCCTTCCAGCTCGCCCTGGCCGGCTCCGGCCTGCCGTACGACCCGCCGGACGCGGACGAGAGCGTCGAGAAGAACCGCCGCATCTATCCCGAACGCGCCCGCGAGAACTACTGGATGTACTTCAACCGCAAGCTCGACCGGCTCGAAGCCGCCCGCTGA
- a CDS encoding alpha/beta fold hydrolase, translated as MNRAPRPAGPAPHATPAAHPDALQGLAFVAAGEVELCVRDAGAGPAVVLLHGTTASLGVWDPVVEQLGRAVRTVAVDQRGHGRSGKPAAGYGAAAYTADVLALVRELGTGPVVVAGHSLGARNAVVLAAAHPDVVAGVVAVDYTPYVEPAVLDALETRVRGGDRTFASGADVETYLHERYPLLPADAVRRRRRYGYAPAGQDRTLRPLADPAAMVRTVDGLRRDFAAETRAVGVPVTLLRGEHSAIVSPRAFAATRALRPDFRAVELPGLDHYVPEEDPRTVADEIVRMLDRTTGRPRPRPATERTSDPCP; from the coding sequence GTGAACCGCGCACCCCGGCCGGCCGGCCCGGCGCCGCACGCCACCCCCGCCGCGCACCCTGACGCGCTGCAGGGGCTGGCGTTCGTGGCCGCCGGGGAGGTCGAGCTGTGCGTACGCGACGCGGGCGCCGGGCCGGCGGTCGTGCTGCTGCACGGCACGACCGCCAGCCTCGGCGTCTGGGACCCGGTGGTCGAGCAACTCGGCCGGGCGGTACGGACCGTGGCCGTCGACCAGCGCGGCCACGGCCGCAGCGGCAAGCCCGCCGCCGGCTACGGCGCCGCCGCGTACACCGCCGACGTGCTCGCGCTGGTCCGGGAGCTGGGGACCGGCCCCGTGGTCGTCGCCGGGCACTCCCTCGGCGCCCGCAACGCCGTCGTGCTCGCCGCCGCGCACCCCGACGTGGTCGCCGGCGTCGTCGCCGTCGACTACACCCCGTACGTCGAACCCGCCGTGCTCGACGCCCTGGAGACCCGGGTACGCGGCGGCGACCGCACCTTCGCCTCCGGCGCGGACGTCGAGACGTACCTGCACGAGCGCTACCCCCTGCTGCCCGCCGACGCGGTACGCCGCCGGCGCCGCTACGGCTACGCCCCGGCCGGCCAGGACCGGACGCTGCGCCCGCTCGCCGACCCCGCGGCCATGGTCCGCACCGTCGACGGGCTGCGCCGCGACTTCGCCGCCGAGACCCGGGCCGTCGGCGTCCCCGTCACCCTGCTGCGCGGCGAGCACAGCGCGATCGTCTCCCCGCGCGCCTTCGCCGCCACCCGGGCGCTGCGCCCGGACTTCCGCGCCGTCGAACTCCCCGGGCTCGACCACTACGTGCCCGAGGAGGACCCGCGGACCGTCGCGGACGAGATCGTCCGCATGCTCGACCGGACGACGGGCCGACCCCGCCCGCGTCCCGCCACCGAAAGGACTTCGGACCCATGCCCCTGA